A single region of the Cyanobacteria bacterium FACHB-DQ100 genome encodes:
- a CDS encoding STAS domain-containing protein produces MVYMEQKTFNTPDGTTIVVFSPSGRLDITTAWKFRTKLQDCIAKQGNHVVVNLGQVNFIDSSGLTSLVAGMRDADKAKGSFKLCNVHPEAKLVFEVTMMDSVFEIFESEEEALLSSKATLQNSVPQGLAS; encoded by the coding sequence ATGGTTTACATGGAGCAGAAGACTTTCAATACCCCAGACGGCACGACGATCGTCGTGTTCAGTCCGAGCGGGCGGCTAGATATTACGACAGCATGGAAATTTCGCACCAAACTACAGGACTGCATTGCTAAACAGGGAAATCATGTTGTTGTGAATTTAGGGCAGGTGAATTTCATTGATAGCTCTGGCTTAACTTCATTAGTTGCAGGGATGCGGGATGCGGATAAGGCAAAAGGTAGCTTCAAGCTGTGTAATGTTCATCCGGAGGCGAAGCTGGTTTTTGAAGTGACGATGATGGATTCTGTTTTTGAGATTTTTGAGAGTGAGGAAGAGGCTTTATTAAGTAGTAAAGCGACTTTGCAAAATTCTGTTCCTCAAGGTTTAGCAAGTTAG